TACGGCGAAGTAAAGCCTTGACACGCGCCTGCAATTCACGATTTGAGAAGGGCTTTGTGACATAATCATCTGCCCCTAGTTCCAAACCGATAACCTTGTCAAACTCGCTATCCTTAGCTGAGAGCATAATGATAGGAACACTACTGGTCTTGCGAATGGCTTTGGCTACTTCTAAACCATCAATTTCAGGTAGCATCAAGTCTAGGATAATAATGTCGGGTTGCTCAGCTTCAAATAGCTCGATTGCCTCACGACCGTTGAAGGCTGTTACAACTTCGTAGCCTTCTTTGGCCATATTAAACTTAATAATATCTGAGATTGGTTTCTCATCATCTACAATTAATATTTTTTTCATTTTATCACCTTTTCTCTATCTATTATAACAAAAAAATGCAAAGAAGGTACAAATGGCTACTATAGGCCTTTATCTTCAAAAGTTGTTTTATAAGCCTGCCAAATTTTTTGTTGAGGTTTCGCAAGTGGATAATCAGAAAACTCCTGAGGAGAAACCCAACGAATTTCTCTGTCCGAAAACTGCTTTGTTTCTGTCACCTGGCCAGCTTGGATTTGAATATGCCATTTCCGATGACTAAATACATGCTTTACCTGGTCAAATACTTGCTGGGACCAATTCACTTCTAAATCATAATCCTGCTCAAAGTTTTCTTGAGGACTTGGTCCAAATGCTCTGCTTTCCTCTGTGACTTGAGAAAAGAGATCTAGCTGATCGTCATCACTTGAGAAATCATCAACTTCAATCAAGGGGAAATGCCAAAATCCAGCTAGCAGTTTTTCGCTTTCATTTTTCTCAAGTAGATATTGACCACGGTCATTGCGTACAACCAAAGCCTTGAGATAAATTGGGAGAGGCTTTTTCTTGGGTTCTTTAATCGGATATACATCCATGGTCCCATTCTGATAGGCTGCGCTAAATTCCTTAACAGGGCTTTCTTCTGGTCGAGGGTTAACTGGTGCCTCTATGTCAGAACCTAAATCCATCAGAGCTTGGTTAAAATCACCTGGTCGTTTCGGATCAATCAAGATTTCCATCATAGCTTGGAAAATCTTTCGATTGCTGGGAACTCCGATATCATGATTAACCTCAAACAAACGTGCCAAAACTCGCATGACATTGCCATCGACCGCTGGCTCAGGCAAATTAAAAGCGATACTGGAAATAGCTCCCGCAGTATAAGGGCCAATCCCTTTTAAACTAGAAATTCCTTCATAGGTGTTTGGAAATTGACCACCAAAGTCAGCCATAATCTGCTGGGCTGCAGTCTGCATATTGCGTACTCGAGAATAATAGCCCAATCCCTCCCAAGCCTTCAACAGACGCTCTTCAGGCGCATTCGCCAAACTTTCTACTGTTGGAAAACAGTCCAAGAATCGTTCGTAGTAGGGAATAACTGTATCCACTCTGGTCTGCTGAAGCATGATTTCAGATACCCAGATGTGATAAGGATTTTTACTTCTCCGCCAAGGCAAATCTCGCTTGTTTTCATCATACCAATTGAGGAGTTTTTCACGGAAAGAAATGATCTTCTCCTCCGGCCACATGACGATACCGTATTCTTTCAAATCTAACATATATCTAGTATAACATAGAAGCTTCTAACTGTCCTTTTCTCAGTACTAAAAAGCCTCTTCCCATGGGAAAGAGGACTAAATCTTATTGATGAACTGCTTGTGCCGCTGTGATAAGGGTCAACTTGTACACATCGTCTGCATTACATCCACGAGAAAGGTCGTTAACTGGCTTGTTCAAACCTTGCAATACAGGACCTACAGCCGCGAAGCCACCAAGACGTTCTGCAATCTTATAGCCAATATTCCCCGCTTCGATACCAGGGAAGATAAAGACAGTTGCTTGCCCAGCAACGTTACTTCCTGGAGCTTTCAATGCTGCAGTTTCAGGGTGGAAGGCCGCATCAAATTGCAACTCACCATCAATCTCAAGATCAGGACGCAAGTCGTGAGCAATTTTTGTAGCTTCCACTACCTTGTCAACACTTTCACCAAAACCTGAGCCTTTAGTAGAATAGCTTAGCATAGCAATTTTAGGTTCAATACCAAACATCTTAGCTGTGATTGCTGAATTGATCGCAATTTCGGCCAAAGCTTCTGCATCTGGATTGATATTAATGGCACAGTCTCCAAATAGGTAACGTTCCGTACCACGTACCATAAGGAAGGCACCTGAAGTACGCGTTACGTTTGGACGAGTTTTAATGATTTGTAGGGCTGGGCGAACTGTTGAGGCAGTTGAGTGAATCGCACCAGATACCATACCGTCAACCAAACCCAAGTAGACTAGCATCACACCAAAGTAGTTGACGTCTTCAACCAAAACTTTGCGCGCTTCTTCTTCAGTCATTTTGCCCTTACGACGCTCTACTAAAGCAGCAACCATTTCTTCAAATTGAGGATAATGTTGAGGGTCAATGACTTCATAACCGTCCATAACCCCTTCGATTTCAAGATAAATTTTGATTTTTTCTGGGTTCCCAAGCAAAACAGGAACGACTTCTGTTTCTTTTACCAAGCGTTTGGTTGCCTGAAGAATACGAGGTTCTTCCCCTTCAGGGAGAACAATACGAGCATTTTTGCCAACTAGGTTGGCTTTGAGATTTTCAAAAACTTCCATGAGTTTTCTCCTTTAAGAAAATAAATTATACTCCAAATTGTTTTTAAAGAGTATTAGTTGATAACTGAGTAATAAGATTGCTGAAATCATCCGGTAAGGGGCTTTCTAGTTGCAAATCTTGCTCTAGAAAGGGATGATAAAAAGATAAATAATGACAATGCAAGGCCTGGCGCTGAATACCGTCGTCTAAACTTCCTCCATAGAGATCGTCTCCTAAAAGAGGAAAACCGATATGAGAAAAATGCACTCGTATCTGATGAGTTCTCCCAGTATGAAGACGAATATCGACTAGGTGAATATCTCCATAAGACGCGACAACTTTGTAAGACGTATGAGCGTATTTCCCACCTTTGGCAACCCGTCTTGTGATAATGGAGTCCACATCACGCGCAATCGGGGCAATAATCTCCCCCTGTGGCTCCAAGACCCCATCTCCTTTAACTAAAGCAAAGTAACGTTTCTCGATAGACTTTCGTTGCAGTTGCTTGTCTAAACGTGCATGAGCATAACCGTGCTTGGCAAAAAGCATCAAACCAGAAGTATCTCTATCAAGCCTAGTCACGATGTGAACTTGCTGATTTTCATATTCCTGTTTAACATAGTAGCCCTTGATAAAATTGGCAATGGTATTGGAATGATTGACACTGGGGATGGATGCTACTCCATAAGGCTTATTCAAAACCAGAAAATGGTCATCCTCATACAAGATATCGAGTGGTCGATCAATAGCTTCAAGGCTCTCAAATCCTTCCTCTGCTGGAATGTCAATAGTTACCTTGTCTCCAATATCTAAGAGATAAGTCGCATTTTGTGGTTTGCCATTGACCCGTATAGCCCCGCCTCGAAACTTAATCTTAGCCAAAAGTCCCTTGGAAACCTCATGTTTCTTGAGGAAAGTTTTGACTTTGACGTGGTCATCTGCGATAAATTCGAACCTCATTCATCCACCTCGCCGATGAAGGCATCTTTAACACGATTCCAGAAGCTAGTGTGGCTTGGAGTCGCTACGAAGTGAATCTTGTGATGGTCGATTTGATACTCAATCCGTTCGATATTACGGAAGGAATAGACGCTGTTATCGACTGATATCGTGTGGTAATCATTGCGTGTTGGCAGAAGTTCAATTTTATCTTTTTTGGGAATAATGATCGATGATCCCAGAGTACGATAGACTCGGTTGTTAAGACTTGCTATTTCCGTCAACTGCAAGGCTTCAATGGTAGGATGCAAAACTGCTCCTCCCAAGGATTTGTTATAGGCAGTGCTCCCTGTTGGCGTTGAGACAGTCACACCATCTCCACGAAAGCGCTCGAATGGAACGTGGTTAATGATGATATCTGCAACCATGGTGCGGTCTGACCGACGGATGCTCGCTTCATTTAGAGCACGGAAGGTTTTTACATCACCATTTTCAAGAGTCACTTTGACATTCAGGACTGGATAAGAAACTTTGGCTCCAGAATCCAGTTGGAGATTGGTAACCAACTGGTCCAACTCAAAGTCACGGTAATCCGTGTAAAATCCCAAGTGTCCTGTATGTACACCTACAAATCGAACCTTGTCTAACTGATTCTCGTACTTGTGAAAAGCAGACAAAAGCATCCCATCTCCACCAATCGAAATGACGATATCGGGATTTGTATCATTGATTATAAAATGCTGTTTTTTGAGTTTTTCCCTCAGTTTATGTAAAACTTTCTGACTCTGCGGCTTTCTATTAGCTATGAGGTCAACTCGCTTACCTGTATTCTTCATCTGTATCGTCACTATTTCCTACACCGTCGTTTAGTTTTCTACTCAAAGGATCAAAGAGTGCCTGAGCTTCCTGAATGTCATCTCGAATCTTGCCCATTTCTTCATCTAGTTGATGAGCAATTTTGGCAGTGATTTCCAATCTTTCTTTTATTTCCTCTGGAAAGTCCCCCTGGTACTTATAATTGAGCGAATGCTCAATGGTAGCCCAAAAGTTCATAGCCAAGGTCCGAATTTGAATCTCGGCGAGAATGGTCTTAGCCCCATTTATCGTATCTACAGTATATTCGACAACAACATGATAAGAACGATAACCCGACGCCTTACGATGGTTGATATAATCTCGTTCCTGAACGACTCTCATATCGTGACGTTTACGTAGAATTGCAACAACTTCTTCCACGTCATCAACAAACTGAACCATGACACGTAGCCCTGCGATATCTTGCAAGTCATTTTCCAGAGTTGCATAAGTAATTCCTCGACGAGCCATTTTTTCTTTGATACTCTCAATCGGTTTTACCCGACCAGTTACAAACTCAATCGGAGAATGCTTGTTTTGCTTACGGTACTGTTTTCGAATCCCACGAAGTTTAATCTTCAATTCACCAACAGCTTGAATGTAAGGATCTAAAAATTCTTCCCATTCTATGGTCATATTTTCTCCCTTTTAGTATGAGATTGTGCTGTTAAAAATTTTTGATTTTTTCACTACAATCTTATACAATAAATACATTGTACATTATACCATAAATCCGCTTTCAAAGATAAAGAAAAGGTTAGAAAAATGAAACAATTAGAAATTGAACTGAAAACACTACTGAAAAAAGATGACTACAATCATTTAAAAAAACAGTTTGCCCATATATCTCCTATTCACCAAAAAAACTACTACATTGACACGCCAGATTTCCAGTTGCGCGAAAAAAAGGTTGCCATGCGCATTCGCGCCCTTTCAGATTGCGCTGAATTAACCTTGAAAGTTCCTCAAACTATTGGAAATATGGAATACAATCAAAAAATGACTCTTCCAGAAGCTGAATATTATTTAGAAAAACAGATCCTACCTCAAGGGATGGTTCTGGAGAAACTTACTGAGATTGGTATTGAAAGTCATGACTGGCTTATTCTAGGTTGTCTTGAAACGATTCGTTACGAAATGGAAACCGCTATCGGTTTGATGGCCTTAGACCAAAGCCATTACTTTGGTCAAACCGACTACGAACTGGAACTTGAAGTCACTAATTTTGAACAAGGAAAAGTCGATTTTCAGCAATTTTTAGATGAAAATCACATAACTTACCAGAAAGCTCCTTCAAAATTAATTCGTTTTATTAAAAGCATGAAAAAAAGCTGAAATAATCTCCTTTTTTTGGTAGAATAGAAAAGATAAAAATAAAAGAATCTTGCTTTGAAAAACAGAACTTTCTCAAAGGAGATTCGCAAAGTTTACAGAGGACGGTCTATAATGTCAGATAGAAACAACATGAAACTTTTCACCCTAAACTCTAACCATGAAATCGCTCAAAAGATTGCGGATACAGTTGGTGTACCTCTCGGGAAGTTATCCTCTCGACAATTTTCTGACGGCGAAATCCAGGTCAACATTGAAGAAAGTGTCCGTGGTTACGATGTCTACATCATCCAGTCAACCAGCTACCCTGTTAGCAACCACTTGATGGAGTTGTTGATCATGGTTGATGCTTGTGTACGTGCAAGTGCTCATAGTATCAACGTTGTCCTTCCTTACTTTGGTTATGCGCGTCAGGATCGTATCGCTTCTTCTCGTGAACCCCTCACTGCGAAACTGGTTGCCAATATGCTTGTCAAAGCTGGTGTAAGCCGTGTTCTAACGCTGGACCTCCACGCTGTTCAAGTCCAAGGTTTCTTTGATATTCCTGTAGATAATCTTTATACTGTTCCTCTATTTGCTAAGCACTACTGTGATAAAGGACTTCTTGGCTCTGATGTTGTTGTTGTTAGTCCAAAGAACTCTGGTGTTAAACGTGCTCGTAGTTTGGCTGAATACCTTGATGCTCCTATCGCTATCATTGACTACGCCCAAGACGATTCTGATCGTAACGAAGGCTATATCATTGGGGATGTTGAAGGCAAGAAAGCTATCTTGATTGACGACATCCTAAATACTGGTCGTACTTTCTCTGAAGCAGCAAAAATCGTTGAACGCGAAGGGGCAACTGAAATCTATGCGGTATCTAGTCACGGTTTATTTGTTGAAGGTGCAGCAGACCTTCTAGACGCAACTAACATTAAAGAAATCCTTGTAACGGACTCTGTAGCAACCAAAGAAAGAACTCCAGAAAATGTATGTTACATTACTGCTAGCGAATTAATTGGTGATGCTATCGTCCGCATTCACGAAAGAAAACCAGTCAGCCCACTCTTTGCTTACAACAAAAAGAAATAAGGTGATTCTTTGATTTATTTGGACAATGCTGCTACGACTCCTATGTCAGCAGTAGCTATTTCTGAAATGACCAAGGTCATGCAAGAAACTCATGGTAATCCTTCTAGTATTCATGGCCATGGTCGGCAGGCTGGCAAACTCTTGCGAGAGGCTCGTC
This window of the Streptococcus sp. D7B5 genome carries:
- the yycF gene encoding response regulator YycF, with the translated sequence MKKILIVDDEKPISDIIKFNMAKEGYEVVTAFNGREAIELFEAEQPDIIILDLMLPEIDGLEVAKAIRKTSSVPIIMLSAKDSEFDKVIGLELGADDYVTKPFSNRELQARVKALLRRTDLVSVDSQESDEKKSQPLQIGDLEIVPDAYVAKKYGEELDLTHREFELLYHLASHIGQVITREHLLETVWGYDYFGDVRTVDVTIRRLREKIEDTPSRPEYILTRRGVGYYMRNND
- the mutY gene encoding A/G-specific adenine glycosylase translates to MLDLKEYGIVMWPEEKIISFREKLLNWYDENKRDLPWRRSKNPYHIWVSEIMLQQTRVDTVIPYYERFLDCFPTVESLANAPEERLLKAWEGLGYYSRVRNMQTAAQQIMADFGGQFPNTYEGISSLKGIGPYTAGAISSIAFNLPEPAVDGNVMRVLARLFEVNHDIGVPSNRKIFQAMMEILIDPKRPGDFNQALMDLGSDIEAPVNPRPEESPVKEFSAAYQNGTMDVYPIKEPKKKPLPIYLKALVVRNDRGQYLLEKNESEKLLAGFWHFPLIEVDDFSSDDDQLDLFSQVTEESRAFGPSPQENFEQDYDLEVNWSQQVFDQVKHVFSHRKWHIQIQAGQVTETKQFSDREIRWVSPQEFSDYPLAKPQQKIWQAYKTTFEDKGL
- the pta gene encoding phosphate acetyltransferase, encoding MEVFENLKANLVGKNARIVLPEGEEPRILQATKRLVKETEVVPVLLGNPEKIKIYLEIEGVMDGYEVIDPQHYPQFEEMVAALVERRKGKMTEEEARKVLVEDVNYFGVMLVYLGLVDGMVSGAIHSTASTVRPALQIIKTRPNVTRTSGAFLMVRGTERYLFGDCAININPDAEALAEIAINSAITAKMFGIEPKIAMLSYSTKGSGFGESVDKVVEATKIAHDLRPDLEIDGELQFDAAFHPETAALKAPGSNVAGQATVFIFPGIEAGNIGYKIAERLGGFAAVGPVLQGLNKPVNDLSRGCNADDVYKLTLITAAQAVHQ
- a CDS encoding RluA family pseudouridine synthase; translated protein: MRFEFIADDHVKVKTFLKKHEVSKGLLAKIKFRGGAIRVNGKPQNATYLLDIGDKVTIDIPAEEGFESLEAIDRPLDILYEDDHFLVLNKPYGVASIPSVNHSNTIANFIKGYYVKQEYENQQVHIVTRLDRDTSGLMLFAKHGYAHARLDKQLQRKSIEKRYFALVKGDGVLEPQGEIIAPIARDVDSIITRRVAKGGKYAHTSYKVVASYGDIHLVDIRLHTGRTHQIRVHFSHIGFPLLGDDLYGGSLDDGIQRQALHCHYLSFYHPFLEQDLQLESPLPDDFSNLITQLSTNTL
- a CDS encoding NAD kinase; this translates as MKNTGKRVDLIANRKPQSQKVLHKLREKLKKQHFIINDTNPDIVISIGGDGMLLSAFHKYENQLDKVRFVGVHTGHLGFYTDYRDFELDQLVTNLQLDSGAKVSYPVLNVKVTLENGDVKTFRALNEASIRRSDRTMVADIIINHVPFERFRGDGVTVSTPTGSTAYNKSLGGAVLHPTIEALQLTEIASLNNRVYRTLGSSIIIPKKDKIELLPTRNDYHTISVDNSVYSFRNIERIEYQIDHHKIHFVATPSHTSFWNRVKDAFIGEVDE
- a CDS encoding GTP pyrophosphokinase family protein, whose amino-acid sequence is MTIEWEEFLDPYIQAVGELKIKLRGIRKQYRKQNKHSPIEFVTGRVKPIESIKEKMARRGITYATLENDLQDIAGLRVMVQFVDDVEEVVAILRKRHDMRVVQERDYINHRKASGYRSYHVVVEYTVDTINGAKTILAEIQIRTLAMNFWATIEHSLNYKYQGDFPEEIKERLEITAKIAHQLDEEMGKIRDDIQEAQALFDPLSRKLNDGVGNSDDTDEEYR
- a CDS encoding CYTH domain-containing protein; protein product: MKQLEIELKTLLKKDDYNHLKKQFAHISPIHQKNYYIDTPDFQLREKKVAMRIRALSDCAELTLKVPQTIGNMEYNQKMTLPEAEYYLEKQILPQGMVLEKLTEIGIESHDWLILGCLETIRYEMETAIGLMALDQSHYFGQTDYELELEVTNFEQGKVDFQQFLDENHITYQKAPSKLIRFIKSMKKS
- a CDS encoding ribose-phosphate diphosphokinase — encoded protein: MSDRNNMKLFTLNSNHEIAQKIADTVGVPLGKLSSRQFSDGEIQVNIEESVRGYDVYIIQSTSYPVSNHLMELLIMVDACVRASAHSINVVLPYFGYARQDRIASSREPLTAKLVANMLVKAGVSRVLTLDLHAVQVQGFFDIPVDNLYTVPLFAKHYCDKGLLGSDVVVVSPKNSGVKRARSLAEYLDAPIAIIDYAQDDSDRNEGYIIGDVEGKKAILIDDILNTGRTFSEAAKIVEREGATEIYAVSSHGLFVEGAADLLDATNIKEILVTDSVATKERTPENVCYITASELIGDAIVRIHERKPVSPLFAYNKKK